A region of Paenibacillus sp. JNUCC-31 DNA encodes the following proteins:
- a CDS encoding transporter substrate-binding domain-containing protein, with protein MKNRLKWSSFMLVLILSLVLSGCSTGEESSNSGGSGGDAKAKGTIEQIKERGKLIAGVKYDTKLFGLKDPASGEVEGFDIDIAKALAKQILGDETKLELKEVTSKTRIPMLQNGDIDIIIATMTITDERKEQVDFSDVYFEAGQSLLVKNDSTITGLDSLGGVKVLAVKGSTSAQNIREKAPDAEVLEYDNYQDAFTALKAGKGEALTTDNIILIGMQQTDNNFKLVGGNFTSEPYGMAIRKGDTAFVEEVNSLLKSMKDSGEYDTLHEKWLGSKPE; from the coding sequence ATGAAAAATAGGTTGAAGTGGTCGTCGTTTATGCTCGTATTGATTCTATCCCTTGTCTTGTCCGGCTGTAGTACCGGAGAGGAAAGCAGCAATAGCGGCGGTTCAGGCGGGGATGCCAAGGCCAAAGGGACGATTGAACAGATTAAAGAGCGCGGCAAGCTCATTGCCGGCGTGAAATATGATACGAAATTGTTCGGTCTGAAAGACCCGGCAAGCGGCGAAGTCGAAGGCTTCGATATTGATATTGCCAAAGCACTCGCCAAGCAGATCCTTGGGGACGAAACCAAGCTGGAACTGAAAGAAGTGACATCCAAAACGCGCATTCCGATGCTGCAAAATGGCGACATTGACATCATCATCGCCACGATGACGATTACGGACGAACGCAAAGAGCAAGTGGACTTCAGCGATGTTTACTTTGAAGCCGGGCAATCCCTTCTTGTAAAAAATGACAGCACCATTACCGGTCTGGATAGTCTGGGAGGCGTGAAAGTGCTGGCCGTCAAAGGCTCTACTTCGGCTCAAAATATTCGCGAGAAAGCCCCGGATGCCGAGGTGCTTGAATACGACAATTACCAAGATGCCTTCACAGCCCTCAAAGCGGGTAAAGGCGAGGCACTGACGACCGATAACATCATCCTGATCGGCATGCAGCAGACGGATAACAACTTCAAGCTGGTTGGTGGCAATTTCACGAGCGAGCCTTACGGCATGGCGATTCGCAAAGGCGACACTGCCTTCGTAGAAGAGGTAAACAGCCTGCTCAAAAGCATGAAGGATAGCGGCGAATATGATACGTTGCACGAGAAATGGCTGGGCAGCAAGCCCGAGTAA
- a CDS encoding carbohydrate ABC transporter permease — MPNPSIRKAGGALGTYLLLTLISLIMIVPFIWMISTSFKEPQSIFTYPPQWIPESFRFQNYIDVFRLIPFHRFYLNSVYIAAVVVLGTVFFASLAGYAFAKIPFKGRNVVFLILLSAMMIPHEVTAIPMFLFMRQLGWIDTHLPLILLPIFGAGGVFGIFVMRQFFITVPTELEEAAMIDGCNRFRIYARIMLPIAKPGMATLTIFTFVTIWNEFFDPLIFINSRELMTLPLGLSLFTDEVGTAWQYLMSATVMATLPLLIVFFLAQRRFIEGVAMTGLKE; from the coding sequence ATGCCTAATCCTTCGATTCGCAAGGCAGGGGGTGCTCTTGGGACGTATTTGTTGCTGACACTGATCTCGCTGATCATGATTGTTCCATTTATCTGGATGATATCGACGTCGTTCAAGGAGCCTCAGAGCATATTCACCTATCCACCGCAGTGGATACCAGAATCGTTCCGATTTCAGAACTACATCGATGTTTTTCGATTGATTCCGTTTCATCGTTTTTATCTGAACAGTGTGTATATTGCTGCTGTGGTTGTGCTGGGTACGGTGTTCTTTGCATCTCTGGCCGGGTACGCATTTGCCAAAATTCCGTTCAAGGGACGTAATGTGGTATTTCTCATTCTGCTGAGTGCGATGATGATTCCCCATGAGGTGACGGCAATTCCGATGTTTCTGTTCATGCGGCAGCTGGGATGGATTGATACACATCTTCCGCTGATTTTACTGCCGATTTTTGGGGCGGGCGGCGTGTTTGGCATCTTTGTGATGCGGCAGTTCTTCATTACGGTACCCACCGAGCTGGAGGAAGCGGCGATGATTGACGGCTGCAACCGATTCCGGATCTATGCACGTATTATGCTTCCGATTGCCAAGCCCGGTATGGCTACGCTGACAATCTTTACTTTTGTGACGATCTGGAATGAGTTTTTCGATCCGTTGATTTTCATTAACTCGCGAGAACTGATGACGCTGCCGCTTGGGTTATCCTTGTTCACGGATGAAGTGGGAACAGCCTGGCAATATCTGATGAGCGCCACCGTCATGGCGACCCTGCCGCTGCTAATTGTCTTTTTCCTGGCACAGCGGCGCTTCATTGAGGGAGTTGCCATGACAGGACTGAAAGAGTAG
- a CDS encoding FAD-dependent oxidoreductase gives MSERIRLGITKEEADVVVVGGGPAGIAAAIAAGRQGVRVVLVERYGFVGGMSTAAMVYPWMTFHTESGEQVIRGIAQEIVDRLQARGGSPGHLRDTVGFVHTVTPYHPAIYQVVAAEMLQEAGVRLLLHSFVDGVVVVDDRVEAVRLTNKSGRMELRANVFVDASGDADAAYLAGASVAKGRDGDHQSQPMTMKFRMRGVDLGRVKRYMQEHPEDFYTKTPFSELDSIPLTGVSGFYSQWKKAGVPINRDQVLFFTGPAEDEVLINCTRVQGLDATDAEDLTSAEQEGRKQVLMIAEFLQRDVPGFERASISAVAPQIGIRESRRIIGHYALTQADVVAGRKFDDVIARSGYPIDIHDPSGQGVVAAFIEGDGAYDIPYRSLISRNIRNLLAAGRCISTTHEAHATTRLTPSCMATGEAAGTAAALAVKMNLDPLELPIGLLQAELRRNGAAI, from the coding sequence TTGAGTGAACGGATAAGGTTGGGTATCACAAAGGAAGAAGCGGATGTGGTTGTTGTTGGAGGGGGGCCAGCGGGTATAGCGGCAGCGATCGCTGCTGGACGACAAGGTGTTCGAGTAGTACTGGTGGAACGGTACGGGTTCGTTGGTGGAATGTCGACCGCCGCCATGGTCTACCCTTGGATGACCTTCCACACGGAGAGTGGTGAACAGGTGATTCGGGGCATCGCCCAGGAAATCGTTGACCGACTGCAGGCGCGCGGTGGCTCTCCGGGACATCTTCGTGATACGGTTGGATTTGTGCATACCGTTACGCCGTATCATCCAGCCATCTATCAGGTGGTTGCGGCGGAGATGTTGCAAGAGGCCGGTGTCCGGTTATTATTGCACAGCTTCGTGGATGGAGTTGTCGTTGTGGATGATCGGGTGGAGGCGGTGCGTCTGACAAACAAGTCTGGCCGCATGGAGCTCAGAGCGAACGTATTCGTGGATGCCAGCGGTGATGCGGATGCGGCTTATCTTGCGGGTGCTTCTGTGGCAAAGGGGCGAGATGGCGATCACCAGTCACAGCCGATGACCATGAAATTCAGAATGCGTGGTGTGGACCTTGGACGAGTGAAGCGATATATGCAGGAGCACCCGGAAGATTTCTATACCAAGACGCCTTTCTCCGAGCTGGACAGTATTCCGTTAACCGGGGTGAGCGGCTTCTATTCCCAATGGAAAAAAGCGGGTGTGCCGATCAACCGTGATCAGGTGTTGTTTTTTACCGGACCGGCTGAAGATGAAGTGTTGATTAACTGTACCCGGGTGCAGGGGCTCGATGCTACGGATGCAGAGGATCTGACCTCTGCCGAACAGGAAGGCAGGAAGCAGGTGCTGATGATCGCTGAGTTTTTGCAGCGCGACGTTCCTGGATTCGAACGGGCTTCGATCTCGGCAGTAGCGCCCCAGATCGGTATCCGGGAATCCAGGCGGATCATCGGACATTATGCGTTGACCCAGGCGGATGTGGTTGCAGGGCGAAAGTTTGACGATGTAATCGCCAGAAGTGGCTATCCGATTGATATTCATGATCCCTCGGGTCAAGGCGTCGTAGCAGCCTTTATCGAAGGAGACGGAGCATACGATATTCCGTACCGCTCTCTGATTTCCCGCAATATCCGCAATCTGCTGGCGGCAGGACGCTGCATCTCCACCACACATGAGGCTCACGCAACGACAAGGCTGACTCCAAGCTGTATGGCTACGGGAGAGGCAGCGGGGACAGCCGCTGCTTTAGCTGTGAAGATGAACCTTGATCCGTTGGAGCTGCCGATCGGGCTGCTACAGGCGGAATTACGTCGCAACGGAGCAGCGATTTAG
- a CDS encoding amino acid ABC transporter permease — protein MGKLDFSILIKHSDRFLEGFLNTIQVSIMALIGSFILGAIMAIFRISPIKPLNWIGTAFVEFIRNIPLLLVVFFFYLGLPALGISLDGFISGTLGLTIYTAAFIAEAIRAGIQTVPRGQLEAARSSGLSYVQAMNLIILPQAIKIVLPSIGNQFINLVKNSSILAVVAGMDLMYFADLINSDTFLPLSVYTIVALFYLVLTLPLSFLVHYMERRFGQSDADAGRAKGKPKKTKPTGQVTM, from the coding sequence ATGGGCAAATTGGACTTCAGTATACTGATCAAACACTCGGATCGATTCCTGGAAGGCTTCCTCAATACCATCCAGGTGAGCATTATGGCCTTGATTGGCAGCTTTATTCTTGGTGCAATCATGGCCATCTTTCGAATCTCGCCTATCAAGCCGCTCAACTGGATCGGCACGGCTTTTGTTGAGTTTATCCGCAACATCCCCTTGCTGCTCGTCGTGTTTTTCTTCTATCTCGGACTGCCTGCACTCGGCATCTCACTGGATGGATTCATCTCGGGCACACTCGGTTTGACCATCTATACGGCAGCATTTATTGCCGAAGCGATCCGGGCGGGTATTCAGACGGTCCCTCGCGGGCAGCTAGAGGCCGCAAGATCTTCCGGTTTGTCTTATGTACAGGCCATGAACCTGATCATTCTTCCGCAGGCGATCAAAATTGTATTGCCGTCCATCGGCAACCAGTTTATCAATTTGGTCAAAAACTCATCCATCCTGGCGGTCGTGGCTGGCATGGATCTGATGTATTTTGCCGATCTGATCAACTCGGATACGTTCCTGCCGCTGAGCGTCTACACCATTGTTGCGCTGTTCTATCTGGTGTTGACCTTGCCGCTCAGCTTCCTGGTTCACTATATGGAGCGAAGGTTTGGACAAAGCGATGCCGACGCAGGTAGAGCCAAAGGCAAACCGAAAAAGACCAAACCCACAGGTCAGGTCACGATGTAA
- a CDS encoding amino acid ABC transporter permease: MDFSGAYAWPNLRFLLHGFLITMQVAGLSIVFSFVLGTVLGTIRYTRIPVLSQIVAVIVDTIRNLPLLLIIFFIHMVLPQLGIKMSVFWSTVVGLSLFEGAMIAEIVRSGLKSIERGQIEAARSSGLSYMQTLGGIIMPQALRRMSPPMVSQFISLLKDTSLAIIISLPELMHNVQILGGQSFDYVIPALLLAAVLYFVINYTLSIVARRLEARMN, from the coding sequence ATGGACTTTAGCGGGGCCTACGCCTGGCCCAACCTTCGTTTCCTGCTGCACGGATTCCTGATCACCATGCAAGTCGCAGGGCTGTCGATTGTATTCAGTTTTGTACTCGGGACGGTGCTCGGTACCATTCGGTACACACGAATTCCGGTCTTGTCACAGATTGTGGCCGTCATCGTGGATACGATCCGGAATCTGCCGCTGCTGCTCATCATTTTCTTCATTCATATGGTGTTGCCTCAGCTTGGGATCAAAATGTCGGTCTTCTGGTCCACCGTCGTTGGACTCAGTCTGTTCGAAGGCGCCATGATCGCAGAGATTGTCCGCAGCGGACTCAAATCGATTGAACGCGGTCAGATAGAGGCCGCCCGTTCCTCCGGTCTGAGTTACATGCAGACATTGGGCGGCATTATTATGCCCCAAGCTTTACGGCGCATGTCGCCGCCGATGGTGAGCCAGTTTATCTCGCTGCTCAAGGATACGTCACTGGCGATTATTATCTCCCTGCCGGAGCTGATGCACAACGTGCAGATTCTCGGTGGTCAAAGCTTCGATTACGTCATCCCTGCCCTGCTGCTCGCAGCCGTATTGTACTTCGTCATCAACTATACGCTGTCCATTGTGGCACGCCGGCTTGAAGCGCGGATGAATTGA
- a CDS encoding ABC transporter substrate-binding protein, whose protein sequence is MKKAGLTLILLLMMLASIGCTSSNSGSDPGQAAGENGEVELKFMMWGNQAHMDVYTKLIDGFTQENPGIKVTMESVPFAEYQQKISVLAAGGSLPDIAWVSERMIPQFKSNHILADVSEFKDDAQFKLDDYIPSTLDLFRDGDQLLGLPFSTPPVVMFYNKTLFDKAGLTDPNTLAAQGKWTWEQFEESAKAITSKEAANRIYGANFFRDWKTWAVLSSYSWSNGSGPFDEGMTKFTWNDAYGVQTFELLERMMFTDESHPKAGEQVSFDAGNVGMFFDNYSYVSKAREITDFEWSIAPMPSGSQGSVPMLGQAGYAMFNDSKHPEETKKLLKYFASEQGIQATATYFVPPRTSVLNSDAFINQPNNPSKEHIVQAVINEMPKARLIPGHIRWQDIDNAVLQGFDRLFARSATPEDNLKQMQEEIQSVLQQ, encoded by the coding sequence ATGAAAAAAGCAGGGCTGACGTTGATACTCTTACTCATGATGTTGGCTTCGATCGGCTGCACAAGCTCCAATTCCGGAAGTGATCCTGGGCAAGCAGCCGGGGAGAATGGAGAGGTTGAGCTCAAATTCATGATGTGGGGCAATCAGGCACATATGGATGTATACACCAAGCTGATCGATGGCTTCACGCAGGAAAATCCAGGCATCAAGGTGACGATGGAATCCGTACCTTTCGCGGAATACCAGCAAAAAATTTCGGTGCTTGCCGCTGGCGGCTCTCTCCCGGATATCGCCTGGGTATCGGAGCGGATGATACCTCAATTCAAATCCAATCACATCCTGGCCGATGTATCCGAGTTCAAGGATGATGCACAGTTCAAGCTGGATGATTATATACCAAGCACATTGGATTTGTTCCGTGATGGGGATCAGCTGCTGGGGCTGCCTTTCTCCACACCTCCGGTGGTTATGTTCTACAATAAAACGCTGTTCGACAAAGCCGGCCTGACTGATCCCAATACGCTCGCCGCTCAAGGGAAATGGACATGGGAACAGTTCGAGGAGTCCGCCAAGGCGATTACCAGCAAGGAGGCTGCCAACCGAATCTATGGCGCCAACTTCTTTCGAGACTGGAAGACCTGGGCTGTGCTCTCCTCGTATTCCTGGTCCAATGGCAGCGGCCCATTCGATGAAGGCATGACGAAGTTTACCTGGAATGATGCCTATGGCGTACAGACCTTTGAACTGCTGGAGCGCATGATGTTCACTGATGAATCACACCCGAAAGCGGGCGAGCAGGTCAGCTTCGATGCAGGCAATGTGGGCATGTTCTTCGATAACTACAGCTATGTCTCCAAAGCAAGGGAGATTACGGATTTTGAATGGAGCATTGCTCCCATGCCTTCCGGTTCACAGGGCAGCGTACCAATGCTTGGTCAGGCTGGATATGCCATGTTCAACGACAGCAAACATCCGGAGGAAACCAAGAAGCTGCTGAAGTATTTTGCCAGTGAGCAGGGCATTCAGGCGACGGCCACCTACTTTGTGCCTCCGCGTACCTCTGTGCTGAACTCCGATGCGTTCATTAATCAGCCGAATAATCCGAGCAAGGAGCATATTGTACAGGCGGTGATTAATGAAATGCCGAAAGCGCGCTTGATTCCCGGCCATATCCGTTGGCAGGATATCGATAATGCGGTGCTGCAGGGGTTTGACCGACTGTTCGCCCGTTCAGCGACACCCGAGGATAATCTGAAGCAAATGCAGGAAGAGATCCAAAGCGTGCTGCAACAATAA
- a CDS encoding carbohydrate ABC transporter permease: MTHSRKRTGRGPLAREAQIAGWLFVSPMVLGFTLLLLFPMGLALYMSLTDWPLLGDHRFIGLENYRNIMTDAMFWKVLANTVYFTAGLVPLNIVLALLLALLLSRSLRGIGIFRTAIFVPVMTSLIVWSIVWKLMYATESGLINQLLLMIGIKGPAWLYNQDLAMPAVIVTSVLKNVGLNMVLFIAAIQQVPRSLYEAATLDGAGKRGTFFHVTLPMITPTVFLTMVMTVIGSLKVFGQIYVMTQGGPSNSTKVLVYYIWEKAFKLFQFGYASSLAYVLFFIVLILTLLQWQLRKRWVFNEGDA, encoded by the coding sequence GTGACCCATTCACGCAAGCGTACAGGAAGAGGTCCGCTCGCCAGAGAGGCCCAGATCGCTGGATGGCTGTTCGTATCACCGATGGTGCTCGGATTTACCCTGCTGCTGCTGTTTCCCATGGGTTTGGCGTTATACATGAGTCTGACTGATTGGCCGCTGCTGGGGGATCATCGTTTTATTGGACTGGAAAATTACCGGAATATTATGACAGACGCCATGTTCTGGAAAGTGCTCGCCAATACGGTCTATTTCACTGCGGGGCTTGTACCGCTTAACATTGTGCTCGCCCTGCTGCTCGCATTGCTGCTATCCAGAAGTTTACGCGGCATCGGAATTTTCCGCACAGCCATCTTCGTTCCGGTCATGACCTCGCTGATTGTATGGTCCATCGTATGGAAGCTGATGTATGCAACGGAGTCTGGACTGATCAATCAGCTTCTGTTGATGATCGGCATCAAGGGGCCGGCCTGGCTTTATAATCAGGATCTGGCGATGCCTGCGGTTATTGTGACAAGTGTACTGAAAAATGTGGGTCTGAATATGGTGCTGTTCATTGCAGCGATTCAGCAGGTGCCGCGTTCATTGTACGAAGCGGCAACACTGGACGGCGCGGGCAAAAGGGGAACCTTCTTTCATGTCACGCTGCCCATGATTACACCAACGGTCTTTCTAACCATGGTGATGACCGTCATTGGCTCGCTCAAGGTGTTTGGGCAGATCTACGTCATGACACAAGGAGGGCCGAGTAACAGCACGAAAGTATTGGTCTATTATATCTGGGAAAAAGCATTCAAATTATTTCAGTTCGGCTACGCCTCTTCGCTTGCGTATGTGCTGTTCTTTATCGTGCTAATTCTGACGCTGCTGCAATGGCAGCTCCGAAAGAGGTGGGTATTCAATGAAGGCGATGCCTAA
- a CDS encoding amino acid ABC transporter ATP-binding protein has product MIEFRGVQKHFGHFHVLKDIHLHIEEGEVVVIIGPSGSGKSTLLRCINRLETITEGELVVSGVPLHQKKVDINLFRRDIGMVFQHFNLYPHKKVIDNITLAPMKVRKQPKAQAASTAMKYLTRVGIADKADSYPSQLSGGQQQRVAIARGLAMEPKIMLFDEPTSALDPEMIGEVLDVMRSLAHNGMTMVVVTHEMGFAREVADRVIFMDEGRIVEEAAAAEFFDNPKEERAKQFLSRLIHH; this is encoded by the coding sequence TTGATTGAATTTAGGGGTGTCCAGAAGCATTTTGGTCATTTTCATGTCCTCAAAGATATTCATCTTCACATTGAAGAAGGAGAGGTCGTTGTGATTATCGGCCCTTCCGGCTCAGGCAAAAGCACCTTGCTCCGCTGCATCAACCGCCTGGAGACAATTACCGAAGGTGAACTAGTCGTCAGTGGTGTCCCTTTACATCAGAAAAAGGTGGACATCAACCTCTTCCGCCGAGACATTGGCATGGTATTTCAACACTTCAATCTCTATCCTCACAAAAAAGTCATCGATAACATTACCCTTGCACCGATGAAGGTGCGCAAACAACCCAAAGCACAGGCAGCTTCAACGGCGATGAAATATTTGACCCGCGTAGGCATTGCCGACAAAGCAGACAGCTATCCTTCCCAGTTGTCCGGTGGACAACAGCAGCGTGTAGCCATCGCAAGAGGTCTCGCCATGGAGCCCAAAATCATGCTTTTTGACGAACCCACCTCCGCGCTGGACCCCGAAATGATCGGGGAAGTGCTGGATGTCATGCGATCTCTGGCCCATAACGGGATGACGATGGTTGTCGTAACACATGAGATGGGATTTGCCCGCGAGGTCGCAGACCGGGTCATCTTCATGGATGAAGGCCGGATTGTGGAAGAAGCGGCCGCCGCTGAATTTTTCGACAACCCGAAAGAAGAACGGGCCAAGCAATTCCTGAGTCGTCTGATTCACCACTGA
- a CDS encoding response regulator transcription factor, which produces MYKVLLVEDETVIRQGLRELIVQAAPQFEVTGEASSGAEALDFLRCEVPDVLITDIRMREMDGLTLVSKARDMYPELLMIIISGYGEFEYARRAMEYGVLNYLLKPIERHELALCIQKIQLLLDRRYGISTLPVTESSGKVEHSGGDTRKIIRDVKEHIKQHPDGDLRLQTIAALVNLNPTYLSQLFKNETGTNYSEYIAEARMERAKWLLVNTGLKIYDVARLSGHQSPKHFMLVFKQQVGWTAGEYRDRFSIS; this is translated from the coding sequence ATGTATAAAGTATTGCTTGTGGAGGATGAGACGGTCATCCGTCAGGGACTGAGAGAGCTGATTGTACAGGCGGCTCCTCAGTTCGAGGTAACAGGTGAAGCTTCGAGCGGAGCCGAGGCACTGGATTTTCTGAGATGTGAAGTACCGGATGTGTTGATCACGGATATTCGCATGCGTGAAATGGACGGGCTGACACTGGTATCCAAAGCAAGAGATATGTACCCTGAATTGCTGATGATCATCATAAGCGGCTACGGGGAGTTTGAATATGCACGCAGGGCAATGGAATACGGGGTGTTGAACTATCTGCTGAAGCCGATTGAACGTCATGAACTGGCATTATGCATCCAAAAAATTCAATTGCTGCTGGATCGCAGGTACGGCATTTCAACCCTTCCAGTCACTGAGTCATCTGGGAAAGTAGAGCACTCCGGCGGAGATACGCGGAAAATTATCCGAGATGTGAAGGAGCACATCAAGCAGCACCCCGATGGGGATCTGCGACTTCAGACCATAGCAGCTCTGGTTAATCTGAACCCCACCTATCTAAGCCAGTTGTTCAAGAACGAAACAGGAACCAATTATTCCGAATACATTGCTGAGGCTCGTATGGAACGGGCCAAGTGGCTGCTGGTTAACACAGGACTCAAAATCTATGATGTTGCAAGGTTATCCGGGCATCAGAGTCCCAAGCACTTCATGCTGGTATTCAAGCAGCAGGTGGGCTGGACAGCAGGGGAATATCGTGACCGATTCAGTATTTCTTGA
- a CDS encoding cache domain-containing sensor histidine kinase, with translation MEMMDKVQDYFGRNMNLRTKLLLLFLGLTLLPLSLQGVVNYLHFSQTIDRKTEQFTIDMVRQINTNLNRLLKDFERLSLLPLYDQMVLGILGKYNAPMGSGTWARSDDYLKMKLYTSGQAYDRPEIRGIHLISNSGILFSNLDSLAVNPVWDSRQDDWFAELNGSEGEWRLLPPHEPSYYTGSHEEPYISVAREIRDPGTLQRLGYILIDIRLEAFGQLLSNLNFEQNASLMIVDSKQRLLFERTSAGGLSAYDKLLKHGQLQGYAGNQKVVLDGKPYLYVQHHSSYSGLSVISLTPIAVIQKESGEMLTFTFGFAVLCMAAVAVLAVLLSYRITRPLIRLKHNMIRVEQGDFSQRVAHFSSDEFGQISRGFNRMMEEINRLFNEVFLLGIQEREAELSALQSQINPHFIYNTLESINMMAVRQKHAEVSDMVTALGKLLRYTIDKVDRRVPLQEELAFVQSYVRIQQVRYDGKLEVIYDIDEAITVCLIPKLILQPLVENAVYHGIEGQADGGVIWVSALKFDDELLLIVRDNGKGMTQAEIDELNEFIARQPSNEALRCHAGDRLGLNNIAQRLHLMYGEGGSLSVDSSPGQGLAVTISIELQPKGE, from the coding sequence ATGGAAATGATGGACAAGGTACAGGATTATTTTGGAAGAAACATGAACCTGCGCACCAAGCTGCTCCTATTGTTCCTGGGGCTAACCTTGCTGCCGCTAAGCTTGCAGGGAGTCGTGAATTACCTGCATTTCTCGCAGACGATTGATCGCAAGACGGAGCAGTTCACCATTGATATGGTTCGCCAGATTAATACCAATCTGAATCGGCTGCTCAAGGACTTCGAGCGGTTGTCGCTCTTGCCGCTCTACGATCAGATGGTGCTCGGCATTCTGGGCAAATACAATGCTCCGATGGGATCGGGTACATGGGCGCGGTCCGATGATTATCTGAAAATGAAGCTCTACACTTCCGGTCAAGCGTATGACCGACCGGAAATTCGTGGCATCCATCTGATCAGCAACAGTGGCATTTTGTTCTCCAATCTGGATTCGCTGGCAGTGAATCCGGTATGGGACAGCAGGCAGGATGACTGGTTTGCAGAGCTTAACGGCTCGGAAGGGGAATGGCGTCTGCTTCCTCCGCACGAACCCAGCTATTACACGGGCAGTCATGAAGAGCCGTATATATCGGTTGCCCGTGAGATTCGTGATCCGGGGACACTCCAGCGACTGGGCTACATTCTGATCGACATCCGGCTGGAAGCCTTCGGCCAACTCTTGTCCAATCTGAATTTTGAGCAAAATGCGAGCCTGATGATTGTCGACAGCAAGCAGCGTCTCTTGTTCGAGCGCACCTCTGCCGGAGGTCTTTCCGCATACGACAAACTGTTAAAACATGGCCAGCTTCAAGGCTACGCAGGCAACCAGAAGGTTGTCCTTGATGGGAAGCCCTATCTCTACGTACAGCACCATTCCAGCTATTCAGGACTTTCGGTGATCAGCCTTACACCTATTGCCGTTATTCAGAAGGAGTCGGGCGAGATGCTCACGTTTACGTTTGGATTCGCTGTGTTATGTATGGCGGCCGTAGCAGTTCTCGCGGTTCTCTTATCCTATCGCATAACGAGGCCGCTGATTCGATTGAAACACAATATGATTCGGGTAGAGCAGGGAGACTTTAGCCAGCGCGTAGCGCACTTTAGCAGTGATGAGTTCGGACAGATTAGCCGGGGTTTTAACCGAATGATGGAAGAGATTAACCGACTGTTCAACGAGGTATTTCTGTTGGGCATTCAAGAGCGAGAGGCGGAGTTGTCAGCATTGCAGAGCCAGATCAATCCCCATTTTATATACAACACATTGGAGTCCATCAACATGATGGCGGTTCGCCAGAAGCACGCTGAGGTGTCTGATATGGTGACGGCACTTGGCAAACTGCTGCGCTATACGATTGATAAGGTGGACCGGAGGGTTCCGCTTCAGGAAGAATTAGCTTTTGTACAATCCTATGTACGCATTCAACAGGTACGTTATGACGGCAAGCTGGAGGTAATCTACGACATCGATGAAGCCATTACAGTGTGTCTGATTCCAAAGCTGATATTGCAGCCGTTGGTGGAGAACGCTGTCTACCATGGCATTGAAGGACAGGCGGATGGCGGAGTGATCTGGGTATCTGCATTGAAATTTGATGATGAGCTGCTGCTGATTGTGCGTGACAATGGCAAAGGCATGACTCAGGCGGAGATTGATGAATTAAATGAATTCATTGCTCGGCAGCCTTCCAATGAGGCCTTACGCTGCCATGCCGGGGACAGGCTGGGGCTTAACAATATCGCCCAAAGGCTCCACCTCATGTATGGAGAAGGCGGCAGCCTAAGCGTCGATAGCAGTCCCGGGCAGGGTCTGGCGGTCACGATATCCATTGAACTTCAACCGAAAGGGGAATGA